The Chryseobacterium nakagawai genome has a segment encoding these proteins:
- a CDS encoding DUF4141 domain-containing protein yields MKNLIIKTAMVAIFATATYAKAQFVVTDPANLASGILNSANEIVQTSSTVSNVVKNFNEVKKVYEQGKEYYDKLKAINNLVKDARKVQQTVLMVGDVSEIYVTNFSKMLNDPNFNAQELTAIANGYSALLTESTELLKELKEIITANGLSLNDKERMDVIDRVYKEVKEYHNLVRYYTNKNISVSYLRAKKQNNTQRVLDLYGTSNQKYW; encoded by the coding sequence ATGAAAAATTTGATTATTAAAACAGCAATGGTAGCCATTTTCGCAACCGCAACTTACGCAAAAGCACAATTCGTAGTGACCGATCCGGCTAACCTCGCATCAGGAATTCTGAACTCCGCCAATGAAATTGTGCAGACCTCATCAACCGTTTCCAATGTCGTCAAGAACTTCAACGAAGTTAAGAAAGTATATGAGCAGGGTAAGGAATATTATGATAAGTTGAAAGCCATCAATAATCTGGTCAAAGATGCCCGAAAAGTTCAGCAGACCGTTCTGATGGTAGGAGACGTATCAGAAATATACGTCACCAATTTCAGCAAGATGCTCAATGATCCCAACTTCAATGCCCAGGAGCTGACGGCGATCGCAAACGGCTACTCAGCATTACTGACCGAAAGTACAGAACTGCTGAAAGAGCTAAAAGAGATCATTACGGCAAATGGCCTTTCGCTCAATGATAAAGAAAGAATGGATGTGATCGACCGAGTGTACAAAGAGGTCAAAGAGTACCATAATCTTGTAAGATACTACACAAATAAGAATATTTCTGTCAGCTATCTGAGAGCAAAAAAACAGAACAATACCCAAAGGGTATTGGATCTTTACGGTACATCAAATCAAAAATACTGGTAA
- a CDS encoding conjugal transfer protein TraO, whose protein sequence is MKKIFLIIIALLMNIMTYAQQMILKQKGLEVSYSVFPQSPEKYNYALSAGLISYAKNGNYLFGYAEYNRQYSEYTHYDIPIDTFLFNGGYSLYLWGDLMRNVNLNLGIGGLAGYEQINKGNEMIYDGSIINSTGNFIYGANGKLSLESYLTEQLVFLVNGQLRYLQNSQLGQLHALFGFGLRFNF, encoded by the coding sequence ATGAAAAAGATATTTTTAATAATAATAGCACTGCTGATGAATATTATGACTTATGCTCAGCAAATGATCCTGAAGCAAAAGGGTTTAGAAGTGTCGTATTCCGTATTTCCGCAGTCTCCTGAGAAATACAATTATGCATTAAGTGCAGGTCTAATTTCCTATGCTAAAAACGGTAATTATCTTTTCGGATATGCGGAATACAACAGACAATATAGCGAATATACCCATTACGATATTCCGATTGATACGTTTTTGTTCAATGGAGGATATAGCCTTTATCTGTGGGGAGACCTGATGCGAAATGTCAATTTAAATCTAGGCATAGGCGGGCTCGCAGGTTATGAACAAATCAATAAGGGAAATGAAATGATCTATGATGGCTCTATTATTAATTCTACCGGGAATTTTATTTACGGTGCCAATGGTAAGCTGTCCTTGGAAAGCTACCTGACGGAACAACTGGTTTTTCTGGTCAATGGTCAATTGCGCTATTTGCAGAATAGTCAGCTTGGACAGCTTCACGCTTTGTTTGGTTTTGGACTGCGATTTAATTTTTAA
- the traM gene encoding conjugative transposon protein TraM, with the protein MKDSNTIKITEGDSPQSEQEPKNFQNSQWERLKKPVIYFLMAAVCAGCFYLIFKPKENTIVDDSGFNAGIPQAKDDQLQSDKQKAYEQQLLEQKDEAKRNAITTLSDYWSDENNKGSNPDGNPLTGSSDGLPPSDQNAVKSYRNAQQTLSSFYSRDDREVNNLRNEISRLKNEALQNNAVPAGMGVNDQLELMEKSYQMAAKYLPVNNKEEGSVSGTDDVKPSTQKDPLFTAAKPVRQNVVSSLYREPSDSAFITSLNDRFFGSGHDIKDDRQVGNAIKGTIQETKTVTSESTLSIRLVENMRLGRKEILAGISLKATGKFQGGRLQLIISSIEYQGSIYPVEINVYDNDGQPGLYVPYSPEQNAVTDIVGSMGQTSGTNIMMTQSAGQQIAADMSRGVLQGLSGYFQKRVRQPKVTVKSGHQVFLISKK; encoded by the coding sequence ATGAAAGATTCAAATACAATTAAGATCACTGAAGGTGATTCACCGCAATCTGAGCAAGAACCAAAAAACTTTCAGAATTCACAGTGGGAGCGACTAAAGAAGCCGGTCATTTATTTTTTGATGGCAGCGGTTTGTGCAGGTTGTTTTTACCTCATTTTTAAGCCTAAGGAGAATACAATTGTTGATGATTCCGGTTTTAATGCGGGTATCCCGCAGGCCAAAGATGATCAGCTGCAATCTGATAAACAAAAAGCGTATGAACAGCAGCTCCTCGAGCAAAAAGATGAAGCGAAAAGAAATGCGATCACCACTTTATCGGATTACTGGTCTGACGAAAACAATAAAGGCAGTAATCCCGACGGAAATCCACTGACAGGCAGTTCGGACGGCCTTCCACCGTCTGATCAGAATGCTGTCAAAAGTTATCGCAATGCGCAGCAAACATTGAGTTCCTTCTACAGTCGTGACGATCGTGAAGTAAATAACCTCAGAAATGAAATCTCCAGATTAAAGAATGAGGCTCTTCAGAACAATGCTGTCCCTGCAGGTATGGGCGTCAATGACCAGCTGGAACTGATGGAGAAATCCTACCAGATGGCTGCCAAGTATCTCCCTGTCAATAATAAGGAGGAGGGATCAGTATCTGGAACAGATGATGTGAAACCATCTACTCAAAAGGATCCGCTTTTCACAGCAGCAAAACCAGTCCGTCAAAATGTTGTCTCATCCTTGTACAGGGAACCGTCAGACAGTGCATTTATAACAAGTTTGAATGATCGTTTTTTTGGATCTGGCCATGATATTAAGGATGACAGGCAAGTCGGTAATGCGATTAAAGGCACTATACAGGAAACAAAGACAGTGACTTCTGAAAGTACTTTATCCATAAGACTTGTGGAAAATATGCGCCTCGGCCGCAAGGAGATTCTCGCCGGAATCTCACTTAAAGCTACAGGAAAGTTTCAAGGTGGGAGACTGCAGCTTATCATTTCATCCATCGAATATCAGGGCAGTATCTACCCAGTAGAAATCAATGTTTATGACAATGATGGTCAGCCAGGTTTGTATGTTCCATATTCACCGGAACAAAATGCCGTAACCGACATTGTGGGCAGTATGGGGCAAACTTCGGGCACCAACATTATGATGACCCAATCAGCAGGTCAACAGATCGCTGCAGACATGAGCAGGGGCGTGTTGCAAGGCTTGTCGGGCTATTTCCAAAAACGAGTCAGACAGCCCAAAGTCACTGTAAAGTCTGGTCACCAGGTATTTCTGATATCTAAAAAATAA
- a CDS encoding DNA adenine methylase: MNYLGSKIRLSSFIYNVISNSVDQKLSDCSFFDLFAGTGAVGNCFYNKVKSIGYNDREYYSYVLNSAFYSEVGGRQYQLVLDELNQLEGVEGFIFQEYSESGTAGRLYFSANNGKKIDAMRLNIEQLFQCSEINEDLYILLIATLLVAADKIANTASVYCAYLKKLKKTATFTIELNPIKRAVRLIEYKVHKDDSNMLIKNIKGDILYLDPPYNAREYGSYYHLLNTISIYDTKFKPKGKTGIRSYETSRFCLKKEADKALLEILNTADFKHIFLSYNNEGFISSSRIKEMMTGLGYYQCSSIKYPRFKSHTDDRKSYTEESLHHLMKY, from the coding sequence ATGAATTATCTGGGATCTAAAATAAGACTGTCAAGTTTTATCTACAATGTCATATCAAACTCTGTAGATCAGAAACTGTCTGATTGCAGTTTCTTCGATCTGTTCGCAGGAACAGGAGCAGTGGGGAATTGTTTTTATAATAAAGTTAAGAGTATTGGGTACAATGACCGTGAATATTACAGCTATGTTCTCAATTCCGCATTTTACAGTGAAGTAGGCGGGCGGCAATACCAGTTGGTACTTGACGAACTCAATCAATTAGAAGGGGTGGAAGGATTTATATTTCAGGAATACTCGGAATCAGGAACGGCAGGGAGATTATATTTCTCCGCAAACAATGGAAAGAAAATTGATGCGATGAGGCTGAACATTGAACAACTGTTTCAATGTTCTGAAATAAATGAGGACTTGTATATTTTGTTGATAGCGACACTTCTTGTCGCCGCAGATAAGATTGCTAACACTGCATCTGTTTATTGCGCTTACTTAAAAAAGTTGAAAAAAACAGCGACGTTTACTATTGAACTAAATCCCATTAAAAGGGCTGTGAGATTAATAGAATATAAAGTCCACAAAGATGATAGCAATATGCTGATTAAAAATATCAAAGGAGACATATTATATTTGGATCCGCCTTACAATGCTAGAGAATACGGATCATACTATCATTTGCTCAATACCATTTCAATTTATGATACCAAATTTAAACCCAAAGGCAAGACCGGAATAAGATCTTATGAAACATCTAGATTCTGCCTGAAAAAAGAAGCGGATAAAGCGCTTCTGGAAATACTCAATACTGCTGATTTTAAGCATATATTTCTTAGCTACAATAATGAGGGTTTCATTTCATCATCCCGAATAAAAGAGATGATGACGGGTTTGGGGTACTATCAATGCTCATCTATAAAATACCCAAGGTTTAAAAGTCATACAGATGATAGAAAGTCCTATACTGAGGAATCTTTACATCATTTAATGAAATATTAA
- a CDS encoding TraQ conjugal transfer family protein gives MKNVIKRKLSILFRYSLLMFIVSLLMNSCQDNDLEIQQDFPFEVEILPVPSKIVEKETVEIRISLLTSSNFDGTSYRIRYFQFEGSGQLRYYNDEPYLPNDEYPLKQKQFRLYYTSQASESHQFSIWIKDSFGNERKVDFEFDNAS, from the coding sequence ATGAAAAATGTCATCAAACGTAAATTATCAATATTGTTCAGGTATTCGTTGCTCATGTTTATCGTCAGTTTGCTAATGAATTCTTGTCAAGACAACGATCTGGAAATCCAGCAGGACTTCCCATTCGAGGTTGAAATATTGCCTGTTCCATCGAAAATAGTAGAGAAGGAAACCGTAGAAATTCGTATTTCGCTCCTCACTTCTTCCAATTTTGATGGAACCTCGTACCGAATCCGTTATTTTCAGTTTGAAGGCTCCGGTCAACTTCGCTATTACAACGATGAGCCCTACCTGCCTAATGACGAATATCCATTAAAGCAAAAGCAGTTCAGGCTTTACTACACCTCTCAAGCTTCGGAATCCCATCAGTTCAGTATTTGGATCAAAGATAGTTTTGGAAACGAACGGAAGGTTGATTTTGAATTTGACAATGCGTCGTAA
- the traK gene encoding conjugative transposon protein TraK, whose amino-acid sequence MEFKTLRNIESSFKQIRLFTFVFAVLCFAVVGVVVIKSYQFAEEQRQKIYVLDNGKSLMVALSQDMSINRPVEAREHVRRFHELFFTVAPDKNAIESNVKRAFNLADQSAFDYYKDLQEKGYYNRIISGNIQQRVEVDSVVADFNNYPYSVKTYARQFIIRSSNLTIRSLITNCSLVNSVRSDSNPQGFTIEKFNVVENKDVETVER is encoded by the coding sequence ATGGAATTTAAAACTTTAAGAAATATAGAGAGCAGCTTCAAGCAGATCCGCTTATTCACCTTTGTTTTTGCGGTACTCTGCTTTGCAGTAGTGGGCGTTGTTGTTATCAAGTCCTACCAATTTGCTGAAGAGCAACGTCAGAAGATCTATGTATTGGATAACGGCAAGTCGCTGATGGTAGCACTCTCGCAGGATATGTCGATCAACAGACCCGTTGAAGCGAGAGAGCATGTAAGACGATTCCATGAATTGTTCTTCACTGTTGCACCGGATAAAAATGCCATTGAAAGCAATGTCAAAAGAGCTTTCAATCTGGCAGACCAGTCTGCATTCGATTATTATAAAGACCTTCAGGAGAAGGGCTATTATAATAGGATCATCTCAGGGAACATCCAGCAGAGGGTCGAGGTTGACAGTGTGGTGGCTGATTTTAACAATTATCCATATTCGGTCAAGACGTATGCAAGACAGTTCATTATCAGGTCCAGTAATCTGACGATACGAAGTCTAATCACCAACTGTTCATTAGTGAACTCCGTGCGGTCAGACAGCAATCCCCAGGGATTTACCATTGAAAAATTCAATGTCGTTGAAAACAAAGATGTTGAAACTGTTGAACGTTAA
- the traN gene encoding conjugative transposon protein TraN, with protein MNKNKSHYLLIILFLLFASRSSAQDSISSHLPLEEAKLKSFKMQVTYNKTSHLLFPSRIRYVDLGSDLLIASKADPIGNVLRVKSAVRDFEEETNFSVITEDGKFYNFDVYYSSFPDVLSYDLLKQQRSMEQQYSTDVLFEDLKGSSSSLTELIMENLYEKSHRTIKHIASKSFGIQFSVRALHVNDNKYYFTLQLNNSSNVAYEIEWVTFKIVDKKILKRTVVQDKLLVPIRVNMPLTSASHHSDLMGIYLLDQFTLLKDQVLEIEILEKNGGRHQKVELENKDLINARLISGLTIK; from the coding sequence ATGAACAAAAATAAAAGTCATTATCTCTTGATAATTCTGTTTCTGCTCTTTGCGAGCAGATCGTCCGCTCAGGATTCTATATCAAGTCATCTGCCATTGGAAGAGGCAAAATTAAAATCCTTCAAAATGCAGGTCACGTACAACAAGACTTCCCATCTGCTGTTTCCTTCACGAATCCGCTACGTTGACCTCGGAAGTGATCTGTTGATCGCCAGTAAGGCTGATCCTATCGGAAATGTTCTTCGTGTCAAATCTGCCGTCAGGGATTTTGAAGAAGAAACGAATTTTTCGGTAATCACAGAGGATGGGAAGTTTTACAACTTTGATGTCTATTACAGTTCTTTTCCGGACGTGCTCAGTTATGATTTGTTAAAGCAGCAAAGAAGCATGGAACAACAATATTCTACGGATGTTTTGTTTGAAGACCTCAAGGGAAGTTCGTCTTCCCTAACAGAACTGATCATGGAAAATCTGTATGAAAAAAGCCATAGAACGATCAAACACATTGCTTCTAAGAGCTTTGGAATTCAGTTCTCAGTGAGAGCACTCCATGTCAATGACAACAAATACTATTTTACTTTACAGCTTAACAACAGCAGTAATGTAGCCTATGAAATCGAATGGGTCACTTTCAAAATTGTCGACAAGAAGATTTTAAAAAGAACCGTTGTTCAGGACAAATTATTAGTGCCGATTCGGGTCAATATGCCGCTTACTTCAGCTTCTCACCATTCCGACCTGATGGGAATTTATTTATTGGATCAGTTTACGCTTTTGAAAGATCAGGTTTTAGAAATCGAAATTCTGGAAAAAAATGGTGGACGGCATCAGAAAGTAGAACTTGAAAATAAAGATCTCATCAATGCAAGATTGATTAGCGGTTTAACTATAAAATAG
- the traJ gene encoding conjugative transposon protein TraJ, protein MEPSNLHEVLRSVYDEMMPLCADMAAVAKGVAGLGALFYVAIKVWQSLSRAEPIDLFPMLRPFAIGICIMFFSTLVLGSINGVLSPIVQGSHSMLENQVLDLNELQQKKDLLEREAMLRNPEMAYLISDEEFDKKLDELGWSPSDLVTMSGMYIEREMFDIKKQIRDGFREFLEILFQSAALVIDTIRTFFLIVLSILGPIAFAISVWDGFQTTLTQWLTRYISVYLWLPVADIFSAILAKIQTLIIEKDIEMLADPNFIPDTSNTVYIIYMVIGVVGYFTVPTVTGWIIQAGGAGNFMRNVNQTATKSGNIAGAAAGSATGNISGRLLK, encoded by the coding sequence ATGGAACCTAGCAATTTACACGAAGTCCTTCGTTCGGTCTATGATGAGATGATGCCATTGTGTGCCGATATGGCCGCGGTCGCAAAGGGCGTGGCTGGCCTGGGCGCCTTGTTCTATGTGGCCATCAAGGTATGGCAGTCACTCAGCCGTGCCGAACCGATCGACCTGTTTCCAATGCTAAGACCATTTGCCATCGGCATCTGCATTATGTTCTTTTCAACATTGGTACTGGGAAGTATTAACGGTGTTTTAAGCCCGATCGTTCAGGGTAGCCATTCAATGTTGGAGAATCAGGTGTTGGATCTGAACGAATTGCAGCAAAAAAAAGATCTTCTCGAACGAGAGGCCATGCTCAGGAATCCCGAAATGGCGTATCTGATCTCGGATGAGGAATTTGACAAAAAGCTTGACGAGCTAGGCTGGTCGCCATCTGATCTGGTCACGATGTCAGGAATGTACATTGAGAGAGAAATGTTTGATATTAAGAAGCAGATCAGGGACGGTTTTCGAGAGTTCTTAGAAATCCTCTTCCAGTCCGCAGCGTTGGTGATTGATACAATCCGGACCTTTTTCCTCATTGTACTTTCTATTTTGGGACCCATTGCATTTGCCATCTCTGTATGGGATGGTTTTCAGACCACACTGACGCAATGGCTGACGCGATATATCAGTGTTTATCTATGGTTGCCGGTTGCTGATATTTTCAGTGCCATACTGGCCAAAATTCAAACACTCATCATTGAGAAAGATATTGAAATGCTGGCAGACCCGAACTTCATTCCTGATACTTCTAATACCGTCTACATCATCTATATGGTCATCGGTGTTGTCGGATATTTTACGGTGCCAACTGTCACAGGATGGATCATTCAGGCAGGTGGTGCCGGAAACTTTATGCGCAATGTCAACCAGACCGCTACAAAATCAGGCAACATTGCAGGAGCGGCAGCGGGTTCGGCAACAGGGAATATTTCAGGCAGACTATTAAAATAA
- a CDS encoding reverse transcriptase domain-containing protein has protein sequence MRNPEKVLNSLIRHSGNTDYKFERLYKVLFNEEMYFIAYQKIYSKVGNMTAGVDGKTIDGMSISRIERLIASLRNETYQPNPSKRTYIPKKNGKKRPLGIPSFDDKLVQEVIRMILEAIYEGSFEHTSHGFRPNRSCHTALLSVQQSFTAVRWFIEGDIKGFFDNINHEILIGILKERIADDRFIRLIRKFLNAGYIEDWVYHKTYSGTPQGGIVSPILANIYLDKLDKYVKDYIKDFDKGKRTTATRQYRLHEQRRYRLAKKLKCETDETVREQMIKDIKELRQERNKYPAYDKMDGSFRKLKYVRYADDFLIGVIGSKEDCKKIKEDIKVYLDEKLKLELSDEKTLVTNAKKPAKFLGFDVSVRNSDESKRDKHGRTVRCFGDKIVLRVTVDVMKKKLLSYNAMKLVNKKGTEVWKPRSRYYMKDLDDLEIISQYNAEIRGFYNYYSIANNSSFVQSFSYILEYSMYKTYALKYQTSISQEKTKRCINGVFSIPYKNRKGDIMYRRFYKEGFKRQKAARGAYVDSLPVTVTITGGRNSLITRLQNQKCELCGANEKLEMHHIRKLKDLKGKQDWEKRMSARRRKTLALCSKCHDKIHAGKLD, from the coding sequence ATGAGAAATCCAGAAAAAGTATTGAACAGTCTAATAAGGCACAGCGGAAACACGGACTATAAGTTCGAAAGGCTATACAAGGTTCTGTTCAATGAAGAGATGTACTTTATCGCCTATCAGAAAATCTACAGTAAAGTAGGCAATATGACGGCAGGAGTTGATGGAAAGACCATCGACGGAATGAGTATATCCCGCATTGAAAGGCTGATTGCATCGTTGCGAAACGAGACCTATCAGCCAAACCCATCCAAGAGGACATACATTCCGAAAAAGAACGGGAAGAAACGTCCGCTTGGTATACCATCTTTTGATGACAAATTAGTGCAGGAGGTTATCAGAATGATATTGGAAGCAATTTATGAGGGTAGCTTTGAGCATACTTCACATGGGTTCCGACCCAATAGAAGCTGTCACACAGCCCTATTAAGCGTCCAACAGTCATTCACTGCTGTACGGTGGTTCATCGAGGGCGATATAAAAGGCTTCTTCGACAATATCAATCACGAAATATTGATTGGTATCCTAAAGGAGCGTATCGCTGACGACAGGTTCATTCGGTTGATACGAAAGTTCCTCAATGCAGGGTATATTGAAGATTGGGTGTACCACAAAACATACAGTGGCACACCGCAAGGTGGGATTGTAAGCCCCATCCTTGCCAACATTTACCTTGATAAACTCGATAAATATGTCAAGGATTATATCAAGGACTTCGATAAGGGTAAAAGAACTACGGCAACACGCCAGTACAGGCTACACGAACAGAGACGATACCGCTTGGCCAAGAAACTCAAATGTGAGACAGACGAAACTGTCAGAGAGCAGATGATTAAGGACATCAAAGAGTTGAGACAGGAAAGAAACAAATATCCAGCTTATGACAAGATGGATGGCAGTTTCAGAAAGTTAAAATACGTTAGGTATGCGGACGATTTTCTTATCGGGGTCATAGGTAGCAAAGAAGACTGCAAAAAGATAAAGGAAGACATCAAGGTTTACCTTGATGAAAAACTGAAACTTGAACTGTCTGATGAAAAAACCTTGGTGACTAATGCTAAGAAACCAGCCAAATTCTTAGGCTTTGATGTCTCCGTGCGAAACTCCGATGAATCCAAGAGAGATAAGCACGGTAGAACCGTAAGATGTTTCGGAGATAAGATTGTACTCCGTGTCACAGTAGACGTGATGAAGAAAAAGCTACTGAGCTATAATGCCATGAAACTGGTAAATAAAAAAGGCACAGAAGTTTGGAAACCACGCTCACGCTATTACATGAAAGACTTGGATGACTTAGAAATCATCAGTCAGTACAACGCTGAAATACGGGGCTTTTACAATTATTACTCAATTGCCAACAACAGCTCGTTTGTCCAGTCATTTTCTTACATCTTGGAGTACAGTATGTACAAAACGTATGCACTGAAATACCAAACTTCAATCAGTCAGGAAAAGACTAAAAGATGTATCAACGGAGTATTTTCCATTCCCTACAAAAACAGGAAAGGAGATATAATGTACAGACGCTTTTACAAAGAGGGTTTCAAACGCCAAAAAGCTGCCCGTGGTGCTTACGTGGATAGTTTACCTGTCACAGTTACCATTACAGGAGGAAGAAACAGCCTTATAACAAGGTTGCAAAACCAGAAATGCGAATTATGCGGTGCCAACGAGAAATTGGAAATGCACCATATACGCAAATTGAAAGACCTGAAAGGTAAGCAAGACTGGGAAAAACGAATGAGTGCAAGGAGAAGAAAAACCTTGGCATTATGCTCAAAATGCCACGATAAGATACACGCAGGCAAGTTAGACTGA
- a CDS encoding TraG family conjugative transposon ATPase, with amino-acid sequence MRNTSKAATLESKFPLLAIENDCIISKDADVTVCFKVRLPELFTVASVEYEAIHSAWFKAIKIMPDFTVVHKQDWFIKENYSPDLSRENQSFLSKSFERHFNERPFLNHYCYLFITKTSKERMRMQSNFSSLCKGKLIPKEIKDKEVISRFMEAVDQFERIMNDSGYIHLERMTEDEISGTESQSGILEQYLTLSRETNPSLQDIKLGSEEMRIGNNRISMHTLSDTDDLPGTVSSHSRYEKLSTDRSGCLLSFASPVGLLLSCNHIYNQYLFIDNSDENLNKFEKSARNMHSLARYSRANQINKEWIEKYLNEAHSYGLQSIRAHFNVMSWSDNPSELKQLKNDTGSALALMECKPRHNTTDTATLYWAGIPGNAGDFPSEESFYTFIEPALCFFTEETNYQDSPSPFGIKMADRLTGKPIHLDISDLPMKQGIITNRNKFILGPSGSGKSFFTNHMVRQYYEQGAHVLLVDTGNSYQGLCELIKGKTKGEDGVYFTYTEDNPIAFNPFYTDDGVFDIEKRESIKTLILTLWKRDDEPPTRSEEVALSNAVSGYIEQIRSKNSHPSFNGFYEYVKDDYQKVLEQKKVREKDFDIANFLNVLEPYYKGGEYDYLLNSEKQLDLLSKRFIVFEIDAIKDHKILFPIVTIIIMEVFINKMRRLKGIRKLILIEEAWKAIAKEGMAEYIKYLFKTVRKFFGEAIVVTQEVDDIIQSPIVKESIINNSDCKILLDQRKYMNKFDDIQAMLGLTDKEKSQVLSINMNNDPKRLYKEVWIGLGGTHSAVYATEVSTEEYLVRP; translated from the coding sequence ATGAGAAATACCTCCAAAGCCGCAACGCTGGAGAGTAAATTTCCACTGCTTGCGATAGAGAACGACTGCATTATTTCAAAAGATGCGGATGTCACGGTTTGTTTCAAGGTCAGGCTACCTGAACTCTTTACGGTGGCATCTGTGGAATATGAAGCGATCCATTCAGCCTGGTTCAAGGCCATCAAGATCATGCCTGATTTTACGGTCGTCCACAAACAGGACTGGTTTATCAAAGAAAACTATAGCCCGGATCTGTCCAGAGAAAACCAGAGCTTTCTTTCAAAATCTTTTGAAAGACATTTCAATGAGAGACCATTCTTAAACCACTATTGCTATCTGTTCATTACGAAAACCAGTAAGGAGAGAATGCGGATGCAGAGCAACTTTTCCTCGCTGTGCAAAGGCAAACTGATCCCAAAGGAGATCAAAGACAAAGAGGTAATCAGTCGCTTTATGGAAGCTGTCGACCAGTTTGAAAGGATCATGAATGACAGCGGTTATATTCATCTGGAAAGAATGACCGAAGATGAGATCTCAGGAACCGAAAGCCAGTCAGGAATATTGGAGCAGTACCTGACCCTGTCGAGAGAAACCAATCCTTCTTTGCAGGATATCAAACTCGGATCAGAAGAAATGCGCATCGGCAACAACCGGATCAGTATGCATACTTTATCCGATACCGATGACCTGCCCGGGACGGTCTCATCACATAGTCGATATGAAAAGTTAAGTACCGACAGGAGTGGCTGCCTATTGTCTTTCGCATCTCCGGTAGGACTTTTATTAAGCTGCAATCACATTTATAACCAATATCTGTTCATTGACAACAGCGATGAAAACCTGAACAAATTCGAAAAGTCTGCCAGAAACATGCATTCATTGGCAAGATACAGCAGGGCGAATCAGATCAACAAGGAATGGATAGAGAAATACCTCAATGAAGCTCATTCATATGGTCTCCAATCCATCCGGGCACATTTCAACGTGATGTCTTGGTCTGATAATCCTTCAGAATTGAAACAACTGAAAAATGACACCGGAAGTGCATTGGCACTGATGGAATGCAAGCCCCGTCACAATACGACAGACACGGCAACCTTGTACTGGGCAGGTATTCCCGGAAACGCTGGTGATTTCCCAAGCGAAGAAAGCTTTTACACGTTCATTGAACCAGCCTTGTGCTTTTTCACCGAAGAAACCAATTATCAGGATTCACCCTCACCGTTCGGGATCAAGATGGCTGACCGTCTGACAGGAAAGCCTATTCATCTGGATATATCAGACCTACCCATGAAGCAGGGCATTATTACCAACCGGAACAAGTTTATTTTGGGACCTTCAGGAAGCGGTAAATCCTTTTTCACCAACCATATGGTCAGACAGTATTATGAACAAGGAGCTCACGTATTACTGGTCGATACCGGAAATTCTTACCAAGGCTTGTGCGAGCTGATCAAGGGCAAGACAAAAGGGGAGGACGGCGTATATTTTACCTATACAGAAGACAATCCGATTGCTTTCAATCCATTCTATACCGATGACGGCGTTTTTGATATTGAAAAAAGAGAAAGCATCAAAACCTTGATCCTCACACTATGGAAAAGGGATGATGAACCACCCACCCGTTCAGAAGAGGTTGCTTTGTCCAATGCTGTTAGCGGATACATTGAACAGATCAGGAGCAAAAATTCCCATCCCTCATTCAATGGATTCTACGAGTATGTGAAAGATGACTACCAGAAAGTTCTGGAACAAAAGAAGGTCAGGGAAAAGGACTTTGATATCGCCAACTTTCTCAACGTGTTGGAGCCTTATTACAAAGGCGGTGAATACGATTACCTGTTGAATTCAGAAAAACAACTTGATCTCTTGTCCAAGCGATTCATCGTTTTTGAGATCGATGCGATCAAAGACCACAAGATCCTGTTCCCGATCGTGACCATCATCATTATGGAGGTCTTCATCAACAAGATGCGAAGGCTCAAGGGGATCAGAAAACTCATCCTCATTGAAGAAGCCTGGAAAGCGATTGCCAAAGAAGGGATGGCGGAGTACATCAAATACCTTTTCAAAACGGTCAGGAAATTTTTCGGAGAAGCCATTGTGGTGACCCAGGAAGTGGATGACATCATCCAGTCACCGATCGTCAAGGAGAGTATTATCAATAATTCAGACTGCAAGATCCTATTGGATCAGCGCAAGTATATGAACAAGTTCGATGATATCCAGGCAATGTTGGGATTGACTGACAAAGAAAAATCTCAGGTACTCTCTATCAATATGAACAACGATCCGAAAAGACTCTACAAGGAAGTCTGGATCGGACTGGGCGGAACTCATTCTGCGGTGTATGCTACGGAGGTTTCCACCGAAGAATATCTGGTGCGCCCATAA